One segment of Streptomyces sp. TG1A-8 DNA contains the following:
- a CDS encoding DUF6114 domain-containing protein, with protein sequence MPERPRRGARTAFREWRAHRPFWGGLLLTLGGGEILLTEKASLEVVMHIGMQGLAGYLLPGLMVLLGLLVLFNPAQRLFYSLTGVLVSLGTWLTSNLGGFFIGLLLGVTGSCLAFGWVPDQEPRTGRRRRRGRTAAARDLGDGAGEPA encoded by the coding sequence ATGCCGGAGCGACCGCGCCGGGGGGCGAGGACCGCCTTCCGGGAGTGGCGCGCCCACCGGCCGTTCTGGGGCGGGCTGCTGCTCACCCTGGGCGGCGGGGAGATCCTGCTCACCGAGAAGGCCTCGCTGGAGGTCGTGATGCACATCGGCATGCAGGGCCTGGCCGGCTACCTGCTGCCCGGCCTGATGGTGCTGCTCGGACTGCTGGTCCTCTTCAACCCCGCCCAGCGGCTGTTCTACTCCCTCACCGGCGTCCTGGTGTCCCTGGGCACCTGGCTCACCTCGAACCTGGGCGGCTTCTTCATCGGGCTGCTCCTGGGCGTCACCGGCAGCTGCCTCGCCTTCGGCTGGGTACCCGACCAGGAACCCCGCACCGGCCGGCGCAGGCGACGCGGGCGGACCGCCGCCGCGCGGGACCTCGGCGACGGGGCGGGCGAGCCGGCCTGA
- a CDS encoding DUF6230 family protein produces MASSPDFSSADSTPGNPGSGSPSPPAAPSGTAGGEGRGRVRPRRAAVMAVPATLVAAGLAVLTAQGALGVQFAISGMPFTVTATELNGTGFEQFGGLDNMADGSPNAGDTGGQVLVVTSAIKKATLTKLCQSVDLGGTNLLITAGGGAEKVTASDLTTDSTELSGNASFDNIEIGNDASTLDKANAKGPIGVFSQQADTVHIGNLRQTNYATTAAVFKLPGLKLRFSGSGC; encoded by the coding sequence ATGGCCTCGTCCCCGGATTTCTCGTCCGCCGACAGCACGCCCGGGAACCCGGGAAGCGGTTCCCCCTCACCGCCCGCCGCCCCGTCCGGGACGGCGGGCGGTGAGGGACGGGGCCGGGTACGGCCGCGCCGGGCCGCCGTGATGGCGGTGCCCGCCACCCTGGTCGCCGCCGGCCTCGCGGTCCTCACCGCGCAGGGAGCGCTGGGCGTGCAGTTCGCCATCTCCGGCATGCCGTTCACGGTCACGGCGACCGAACTCAACGGCACCGGCTTCGAGCAGTTCGGCGGACTCGACAACATGGCGGACGGCAGCCCGAACGCCGGCGACACCGGCGGGCAGGTGCTCGTCGTCACCTCCGCGATCAAGAAGGCCACGCTCACCAAGCTGTGCCAGAGCGTCGACCTGGGCGGCACCAACCTGCTGATCACCGCGGGCGGCGGAGCCGAGAAGGTGACCGCCAGCGACCTCACCACCGACTCCACCGAGTTGTCCGGCAACGCGTCCTTCGACAACATCGAGATCGGCAACGACGCCAGCACCCTGGACAAGGCCAACGCCAAGGGTCCGATCGGCGTCTTCAGCCAGCAGGCGGACACCGTCCACATCGGCAACCTGCGGCAGACCAACTACGCCACCACGGCCGCCGTGTTCAAGCTGCCCGGGCTCAAGCTCCGCTTCAGCGGCTCGGGTTGCTGA
- a CDS encoding aromatic amino acid lyase, with the protein MDATTRVHPETGDTRVVLDGTGLALPALVRLADATADPAVDPGALDRLGRAHDRAGRLAATGRWYGRGTGVGAHRSVLVGPDDEAAHGLRLLRSHAGGAGPLLPVRQVRAMLAVRANQLLAGGSGIHPSFVTGLTEALRLRVHPAVNAYGGVGTGDLTALAQTGLTLIGERPWLTAGEPVPPRGGTGAPDPARRPGGPAPGPDATGDPWGLPGRPPGPDAGAAPPLGGELPAPLALRPGDALALLSSNALALAQAALAGHELDVLLRATHAVAALSLAAVSGSPEAYAAPVHALRPYPGPARAAAEVRRLLDPPRAPAAGPSPETPADRAPTGTPAGGGPPAFPVQRASSGGRAGGTVPGVPAQDASSARPAGHPSPAHPAAPAPDVPPTGGRRVQDPFGFRVFPQGHGVALDACEALRRVVEVEINCPSENPVLTPDGRLHHHGGFFAAPLALALDGLNLALLQTAQLSTARLAALGRADLTGLPAFLAPGPAGSSGTMILEYTAHSALAEVRACAAPASAGHAVLSHGLEEAATFAGQAARQTERATDAYATVLACELVAAVRALRLRPVPPSIPAFVLAAAALPSGTEDRPLSGDIATAAELLPRLAEL; encoded by the coding sequence GTGGACGCGACGACGCGGGTGCACCCGGAGACCGGGGACACCCGCGTCGTGCTCGACGGCACCGGCCTCGCCCTGCCGGCACTGGTCCGGCTCGCCGACGCCACGGCCGACCCCGCCGTCGACCCCGGGGCCCTGGACCGGCTGGGCCGCGCCCACGACAGGGCCGGCCGGCTCGCCGCCACCGGCCGCTGGTACGGCCGGGGCACCGGCGTCGGCGCCCACCGCTCGGTCCTGGTCGGCCCCGACGACGAGGCCGCGCACGGCCTGCGGCTGCTGCGCAGTCACGCCGGGGGCGCGGGCCCCCTCCTGCCGGTCCGCCAGGTCCGCGCGATGCTCGCCGTCCGCGCCAACCAGCTCCTGGCCGGCGGTTCCGGCATCCACCCGTCCTTCGTCACCGGTCTCACCGAGGCCCTGCGCCTGCGCGTCCACCCCGCCGTCAACGCCTACGGCGGCGTGGGCACCGGCGACCTGACGGCCCTGGCCCAGACCGGCCTGACCCTCATCGGGGAACGGCCGTGGCTGACGGCGGGGGAGCCGGTCCCGCCGCGCGGCGGGACCGGGGCGCCCGACCCCGCCCGCCGCCCAGGCGGCCCGGCCCCCGGCCCGGACGCGACGGGGGACCCGTGGGGCCTGCCCGGCCGGCCCCCCGGCCCGGACGCGGGTGCCGCACCGCCCCTCGGCGGTGAGCTGCCCGCACCGCTCGCCCTCCGGCCGGGCGACGCCCTCGCCCTGCTCAGCAGCAACGCGCTGGCGCTCGCGCAGGCCGCGCTCGCCGGGCACGAACTGGACGTCCTGCTGCGGGCCACCCACGCGGTCGCGGCCCTGTCCCTGGCCGCCGTCTCCGGCTCACCGGAGGCCTACGCCGCCCCGGTGCACGCCCTGCGGCCCTATCCCGGCCCGGCACGAGCGGCCGCCGAGGTGCGGCGCCTGCTCGATCCACCCCGCGCCCCGGCCGCGGGCCCGTCCCCCGAAACCCCGGCCGACCGCGCGCCCACCGGCACCCCGGCCGGGGGAGGGCCTCCCGCCTTCCCGGTCCAGCGGGCGTCTTCGGGTGGCCGGGCCGGGGGGACGGTCCCCGGTGTCCCGGCCCAGGACGCGTCCTCCGCCCGCCCGGCCGGCCACCCGTCACCCGCCCACCCGGCCGCACCCGCGCCGGACGTCCCGCCCACCGGCGGGCGGCGCGTCCAGGACCCGTTCGGCTTCCGGGTCTTTCCGCAGGGGCACGGCGTCGCCCTGGACGCCTGCGAGGCGCTGCGCCGGGTTGTCGAGGTCGAGATCAACTGTCCCAGCGAGAACCCCGTCCTCACCCCCGACGGCCGCCTCCACCACCACGGCGGTTTCTTCGCCGCCCCGCTCGCCCTGGCGCTGGACGGGCTGAACCTGGCCCTGCTGCAGACCGCGCAGCTCTCCACGGCCCGTCTGGCCGCGCTCGGCCGCGCCGACCTCACCGGCCTGCCCGCCTTCCTGGCCCCCGGGCCCGCCGGCAGCTCCGGCACGATGATCCTGGAGTACACCGCCCACTCGGCCCTCGCGGAGGTGCGGGCCTGCGCCGCCCCCGCCTCGGCCGGCCACGCCGTCCTCTCCCACGGACTGGAGGAGGCCGCCACCTTCGCCGGCCAGGCGGCCCGCCAGACGGAACGCGCCACCGACGCCTACGCCACCGTCCTGGCCTGCGAGCTGGTGGCCGCCGTGCGCGCGCTGCGCCTGCGCCCGGTACCCCCGTCGATCCCCGCCTTCGTCCTCGCGGCGGCCGCGCTCCCGTCCGGCACCGAGGACCGCCCGCTGAGCGGGGACATCGCCACGGCGGCGGAACTGCTGCCGCGCCTGGCCGAACTGTGA
- a CDS encoding Tat pathway signal sequence domain protein, whose amino-acid sequence MRTRALLALAGTVTALTMAAAVPATASADAGAVLTKGSAGGTAVAAGDTLTAPLATGTSATFYSSATGTSGVSCTSSQFTATATSNPAAPGTATESVTAHTFGSSSCTSNVTGVLGVNGIVIDNLPYNATITSAGTLTVTPPSGSTIQATVTLRTLLGTVSCVYRAPSLTGTASNTDSSITFTNQQFTKFSGSSLCFSNGYFTAKYAPVTDGGARVYVN is encoded by the coding sequence ATGCGCACCCGAGCCCTTCTCGCCCTGGCCGGAACCGTCACCGCGCTCACCATGGCCGCGGCCGTCCCCGCCACCGCCTCCGCCGACGCCGGCGCCGTCCTGACCAAGGGCAGCGCCGGCGGCACCGCCGTCGCGGCCGGCGACACCCTGACCGCCCCGCTGGCCACCGGCACCTCCGCCACGTTCTACTCCAGCGCGACCGGCACCAGCGGAGTGTCCTGCACGTCGTCCCAGTTCACCGCCACCGCGACCAGCAACCCGGCCGCCCCCGGCACGGCCACCGAGTCGGTCACCGCGCACACCTTCGGCAGCAGCAGCTGCACCAGCAACGTCACCGGTGTGCTCGGGGTCAACGGCATCGTGATCGACAACCTGCCCTACAACGCGACGATCACCTCCGCGGGCACCCTCACCGTCACCCCGCCCAGCGGCTCCACCATCCAGGCCACGGTCACCCTGCGCACCCTGCTCGGCACCGTCAGCTGCGTCTACCGGGCGCCGAGCCTGACCGGGACCGCCTCCAACACCGACAGCAGCATCACCTTCACCAACCAGCAGTTCACGAAGTTCTCGGGCTCGTCGCTGTGCTTCTCCAACGGCTACTTCACCGCCAAGTACGCCCCCGTCACCGACGGGGGCGCCCGGGTCTACGTCAACTGA
- the cyc2 gene encoding germacradienol/geosmin synthase Cyc2, whose product MTQPFELPHFYMPYPARLNPHVDEARAHSTAWAREMGMLEGSGVWERADLEAHDYGLLCAYTHPDCDGPALSLITDWYVWVFFFDNHFLDMFKRTQDRAAGKAHLDRLPLFMPLDPAAPVPEPENPVEAGLADLWARTVPSMSVDWRRRFSVATEHLLNESLWELSNINEGRIANPVEYIEMRRKVGGAPWSAGLVEYATAEVPSPVAGTRPLRVLMETFSDAVHLRNDLFSYQREVEDEGENSNGVLVLETFFGCTTQEAADTVNDILTSRLHQFEHTALTEVPALALEKGLTPDRAAAVAAYTKGLQDWQSGGHEWHLRSSRYMNQGARARSPWQFPSGPGTSAADIGALLASAAAERLRGHSHLPHQKVGPSLLPDFRMPYPLRLSPHLDRARRNLVTWTRCTGMLREGVWDEDKLRAYDLALCSAGLDPDATPEALDLSAQWLAWGTYGDDYYPLVYGHRRDLAAARLTTARLSRCMPVDGEPAPVPADAMERALTDLWARTTARMTPGQRRTLKSAVDKMTESWVWELSNQLQNRVPDPVDYLEMRRATFGSDLTLSMCRMGRGPAIPPEVYRSGPVRSLENAAIDYACLLNDIFSYQKEIEYEGEMHNAVLVVQNFFGVDYPSALAVVADLMNQRMQQFEHVLAHELPVLYDDFGLSREARAAMGGYVLDLQNWMAGILNWHREVDRYKAEWLGRRAHTFLPDRVPGPVHLAG is encoded by the coding sequence ATGACGCAGCCGTTCGAACTCCCGCACTTCTACATGCCGTATCCCGCGCGGCTCAACCCCCACGTCGACGAGGCGCGTGCCCACTCGACCGCCTGGGCGCGCGAGATGGGCATGCTGGAGGGCTCCGGGGTCTGGGAACGGGCCGACCTGGAGGCGCACGACTACGGGCTGCTGTGCGCCTACACCCACCCCGACTGCGACGGCCCCGCCCTCTCCCTGATCACCGACTGGTACGTGTGGGTGTTCTTCTTCGACAACCACTTCCTGGACATGTTCAAGCGCACCCAGGACCGCGCCGCCGGAAAGGCCCACCTGGACCGCCTGCCCCTGTTCATGCCGCTGGACCCCGCCGCCCCCGTGCCCGAGCCGGAGAACCCGGTCGAGGCGGGCCTCGCCGACCTGTGGGCGCGCACGGTGCCGTCGATGTCCGTCGACTGGCGCCGGCGCTTCTCCGTCGCCACCGAGCACCTGCTCAACGAGTCGCTGTGGGAACTGTCCAACATCAACGAGGGCCGGATCGCCAACCCGGTCGAGTACATCGAGATGCGCCGCAAGGTCGGCGGCGCCCCCTGGTCGGCGGGCCTCGTGGAGTACGCGACCGCGGAAGTGCCCTCTCCGGTCGCCGGGACCCGGCCGCTCAGGGTGCTCATGGAGACGTTCTCCGACGCCGTCCACCTGCGCAACGACCTGTTCTCCTACCAGCGCGAGGTCGAGGACGAGGGGGAGAACAGCAACGGCGTGCTCGTGCTGGAGACCTTCTTCGGGTGCACCACCCAGGAGGCCGCCGACACCGTCAACGACATCCTCACCTCCCGCCTGCACCAGTTCGAGCACACCGCCCTCACCGAGGTCCCGGCACTCGCCCTGGAGAAGGGACTCACCCCCGACCGGGCCGCCGCGGTGGCCGCCTACACCAAGGGGCTCCAGGACTGGCAGTCCGGTGGCCACGAATGGCACCTGCGGTCCAGCCGCTACATGAACCAGGGCGCCCGCGCCCGCTCGCCCTGGCAGTTCCCGAGCGGCCCCGGCACCTCCGCCGCCGACATCGGCGCCCTGCTCGCCTCGGCCGCCGCCGAACGCCTGCGCGGCCACTCCCACCTGCCCCACCAGAAGGTCGGCCCCTCCCTGCTGCCCGACTTCCGCATGCCGTACCCGCTGCGGTTGAGCCCCCACCTCGACCGCGCCCGCCGCAACCTCGTCACCTGGACGCGGTGCACCGGCATGCTCCGCGAGGGCGTCTGGGACGAGGACAAGCTGCGCGCGTACGACCTCGCGCTCTGTTCCGCCGGCCTGGACCCCGACGCCACCCCCGAGGCGCTGGACCTCAGCGCGCAGTGGCTGGCCTGGGGCACGTACGGCGACGACTACTACCCGCTCGTCTACGGCCACCGCCGCGACCTGGCCGCCGCCCGCCTGACCACGGCCCGGCTGTCGCGGTGCATGCCCGTCGACGGCGAGCCGGCCCCGGTGCCCGCCGACGCGATGGAGCGCGCGCTCACCGACCTGTGGGCGCGCACGACGGCGCGGATGACGCCCGGGCAGCGACGCACCCTGAAGTCCGCCGTGGACAAGATGACCGAGAGCTGGGTCTGGGAGCTGTCCAACCAGTTGCAGAACCGCGTTCCCGATCCGGTCGACTACCTGGAGATGCGGCGCGCCACCTTCGGCTCCGACCTCACGCTGAGCATGTGCCGGATGGGCCGGGGCCCGGCGATCCCGCCGGAGGTGTACCGCAGCGGGCCGGTGCGCTCCCTGGAGAACGCCGCGATCGACTACGCCTGCCTGCTCAACGACATCTTCTCGTACCAGAAGGAGATCGAGTACGAGGGCGAGATGCACAACGCCGTCCTCGTCGTGCAGAACTTCTTCGGCGTGGACTACCCGTCCGCGCTCGCCGTCGTCGCCGACCTGATGAACCAGCGCATGCAGCAGTTCGAGCACGTCCTCGCGCACGAACTCCCGGTCCTGTACGACGACTTCGGCCTCTCCCGGGAGGCCCGCGCGGCCATGGGCGGCTACGTCCTCGACCTGCAGAACTGGATGGCCGGCATCCTCAACTGGCACCGCGAGGTCGACCGCTACAAGGCCGAGTGGCTCGGCCGCCGGGCGCACACCTTCCTGCCCGACCGGGTCCCGGGCCCCGTCCACCTGGCCGGCTGA
- a CDS encoding ScbR family autoregulator-binding transcription factor, whose translation MPRQLRAEQTRATIITAAADLFDRQGYECTSLSDIVGHAQVTKGALYFHFAAKEDLAHAILELQARAAQQVVADIEGRGLSSLESLMRTTFAIARLAVEDPVPRAGLRLATADVAVRPPLRHPFTEWQEFATRKFTGAVKEADVHTDTDVGVVAHSLVCFFVGTRVAGRSLEPPARLPRRVAEMWHLMVRGLVPVHRRPRYLTLTTQLEREIRTC comes from the coding sequence ATGCCGAGGCAATTACGCGCCGAGCAGACCCGGGCGACGATCATCACGGCAGCCGCCGATCTGTTCGACCGGCAGGGCTACGAATGCACCAGCCTGAGTGACATCGTCGGCCACGCGCAGGTCACCAAGGGGGCGTTGTACTTCCACTTCGCCGCCAAGGAGGACCTGGCCCACGCCATCCTGGAACTCCAGGCGAGGGCGGCGCAGCAGGTGGTGGCCGACATCGAGGGCCGCGGCCTCTCCTCACTGGAGTCCCTGATGCGCACCACGTTCGCCATCGCCCGGCTCGCCGTGGAGGACCCGGTGCCGCGCGCGGGACTCCGGCTCGCCACCGCGGACGTCGCCGTACGACCGCCGCTGCGGCATCCGTTCACCGAGTGGCAGGAGTTCGCGACGCGCAAGTTCACCGGTGCCGTCAAGGAGGCCGACGTGCACACCGACACCGACGTCGGCGTGGTCGCCCACTCGCTCGTCTGCTTCTTCGTCGGCACCCGCGTCGCCGGCCGCTCCCTCGAACCGCCCGCACGGCTTCCCCGCAGGGTGGCCGAGATGTGGCACCTCATGGTGCGGGGCCTGGTCCCGGTGCACCGCCGCCCCCGCTACCTGACCCTCACCACGCAACTGGAGCGGGAGATCAGGACCTGCTGA
- a CDS encoding LCP family protein — translation MRTALIVCVSFVVLVTAGAGWLYLKLNGNIRTFDSGGLSDNRPDAGSSEGENVLVIGSDSRTDGNAALGGGDKDAVGRSDTTFLLHIYADHRHALAVSIPRDTLVTIPPCKLPNGDWTRTQPDAMFNAAFSVGETDKGNPACTQNTVEKLTGLRVDHTVVVDFKGFAALTEVVGGVKVCLPNDVYENDLDPNRTTRGKLLFAKGVQTVSGEKALDYVRIRHGIGDGSDIGRIKRQQAFVSSLLKKVEGNGLTPAKLLPLANAATRSMTVDTGLGTADRLISFAMSLKGIDLHNTKFVTVPWKFQGSRVSVVEPDADELWAALKADRTIDGADASGRGGRKSASPAAPASPTAPAVSGAGIAVAVYNGTTVSGLAAQGAAALTADGFTVTGTATATSQDHATTVVQYGPGLAARARTVARVFPGAELEPIGAARINVVLGRSYAGAASASAAPTATAVPGDVAGGARSADDDPCANLTYG, via the coding sequence ATGCGCACGGCACTCATCGTCTGCGTGTCCTTCGTGGTGCTCGTCACCGCGGGCGCCGGCTGGCTCTACCTGAAGCTGAACGGCAACATACGGACCTTCGACTCCGGCGGCCTGTCCGACAACCGGCCCGACGCGGGCTCGTCCGAGGGCGAGAACGTCCTGGTCATCGGCTCGGACTCGCGCACCGACGGCAACGCGGCGCTCGGTGGCGGCGACAAGGACGCCGTCGGCCGCTCCGACACGACGTTCCTGCTCCACATATACGCCGACCACCGGCACGCCCTCGCGGTCTCCATACCCCGCGACACCCTGGTGACCATACCGCCCTGCAAGCTCCCGAACGGCGACTGGACCAGGACGCAGCCCGACGCCATGTTCAACGCGGCCTTCTCCGTCGGCGAGACCGACAAGGGCAACCCGGCCTGCACCCAGAACACGGTGGAGAAGCTCACCGGACTGCGCGTGGACCACACGGTCGTCGTGGACTTCAAGGGCTTCGCGGCGCTGACCGAGGTGGTGGGCGGCGTCAAGGTGTGCCTGCCCAACGACGTCTACGAGAACGACCTCGACCCCAACCGCACCACCCGTGGCAAGCTGCTGTTCGCGAAGGGCGTGCAGACCGTCTCGGGGGAGAAGGCGCTGGACTACGTCCGCATCCGGCACGGCATCGGCGACGGCTCGGACATCGGCCGGATCAAGCGCCAGCAGGCGTTCGTCTCCAGCCTGCTGAAAAAGGTCGAGGGCAACGGGCTCACCCCGGCCAAGCTGCTGCCGCTGGCCAACGCGGCGACCAGGTCGATGACCGTGGACACCGGGCTGGGCACGGCCGACAGGCTCATCTCCTTCGCGATGTCGCTGAAGGGCATCGACCTGCACAACACCAAGTTCGTGACCGTCCCCTGGAAGTTCCAGGGCTCCCGGGTGTCGGTCGTGGAACCGGACGCCGACGAACTGTGGGCCGCGCTGAAGGCCGACCGGACGATCGACGGCGCGGACGCCAGCGGCAGGGGGGGCCGGAAGAGCGCGAGCCCGGCGGCCCCGGCCTCGCCCACCGCCCCGGCGGTCTCCGGTGCGGGGATAGCCGTCGCCGTCTACAACGGCACCACCGTCAGCGGGCTCGCCGCCCAGGGCGCCGCCGCGCTCACCGCGGACGGCTTCACGGTCACCGGTACGGCGACCGCCACCTCCCAGGACCACGCGACGACGGTCGTCCAGTACGGTCCCGGCCTGGCCGCGCGGGCCCGGACGGTGGCCAGGGTCTTCCCGGGCGCGGAACTGGAGCCGATCGGCGCGGCCCGGATCAACGTCGTCCTCGGCCGGTCGTACGCCGGCGCCGCGTCCGCCTCCGCCGCGCCGACCGCGACCGCCGTACCGGGCGACGTGGCCGGCGGCGCGCGGTCCGCGGACGACGACCCCTGCGCGAACCTGACCTACGGCTGA
- a CDS encoding ABC transporter substrate-binding protein, with protein sequence MTYTNRTSRSIRRNRGVAAAALAAAALLTGCGSSGDGKTDNPLSDTGASGDGVVVGSNNFAESILLADIYGEALRAKGVKVTYKLNIGSRETTYGLLKNGSVSVLPEYNGALLAYLDAKAAPKTLGETTDAIKAKLDSKLTLLNPAPAQDKDSITVNAATAKKYGLDGKSSVADLKDAAKDLVIGASPEFQTRQQGLAGLKDVYGLQFKSFKALDAGGPLTQAALKRNAVQAADIFTTDPTIAKEKFVVLQDPKNLFGFENVQPLVHRSALSPKGVDALNAVSAKLDTATLLDLDTQVQSQNKDPLDVAKAWLKSAGLG encoded by the coding sequence GTGACTTACACCAACCGCACCAGCAGGTCCATCCGGAGGAACCGAGGCGTGGCGGCGGCCGCCCTCGCGGCGGCGGCCCTGCTGACGGGCTGCGGCTCCTCCGGCGACGGCAAGACCGACAATCCCCTTTCGGACACCGGGGCGAGCGGTGACGGCGTCGTCGTCGGATCCAACAACTTCGCCGAGAGCATCCTGCTCGCGGACATCTACGGCGAGGCCCTCAGGGCCAAGGGCGTCAAGGTCACGTACAAGCTGAACATCGGCAGCCGGGAGACCACCTACGGTCTGCTCAAGAACGGCTCCGTCTCCGTCCTGCCCGAGTACAACGGCGCGCTGCTGGCCTACCTCGACGCCAAGGCGGCCCCCAAGACGCTCGGGGAGACCACGGACGCGATCAAGGCCAAGCTCGACTCCAAGCTCACCCTGCTGAACCCCGCGCCGGCGCAGGACAAGGACTCGATCACGGTCAACGCGGCCACCGCGAAGAAGTACGGCCTGGACGGGAAGTCCTCCGTCGCCGACCTGAAGGACGCCGCGAAGGACCTGGTCATCGGCGCCTCGCCGGAGTTCCAGACCCGTCAGCAGGGCCTGGCGGGCCTGAAGGACGTGTACGGCCTGCAGTTCAAGTCCTTCAAGGCGCTGGACGCGGGCGGCCCGCTCACCCAGGCGGCGCTGAAGAGGAACGCCGTGCAGGCGGCGGACATCTTCACCACGGACCCGACCATCGCCAAGGAGAAGTTCGTCGTCCTGCAGGACCCGAAGAACCTCTTCGGGTTCGAGAACGTCCAGCCGCTCGTGCACAGGAGCGCGCTCTCCCCCAAGGGCGTCGACGCGCTCAACGCCGTCTCGGCCAAGCTGGACACCGCGACCCTGCTGGACCTGGACACCCAGGTGCAGTCGCAGAACAAGGACCCGCTGGACGTCGCCAAGGCCTGGCTGAAGTCCGCCGGTCTCGGCTGA
- a CDS encoding damage-control phosphatase ARMT1 family protein: MPDTPSAPVILGDEPGSFPHGVLAERHPAIVRQVRDALPYGPVQRRALDRLLRSCAEGVIEPLPAGADPADRERWRAWGLDTHAGRSWFEVPWLWSESHFYRRLLDAVGYFGPGPWRGVDPFRPSKRAELDAPVTDGELAALDALGDRPAEERAHALLHGSLWGNRADLGFRLSAAGARTREPAPALVADDSAALWSLLPPAGTGTLCLVADNAGRELLPDLLLIAHLLTEGRIGRAVLHVKPYPYYVSDATTTDVVDALDRLRAAGGAAAAYGHVLWSAMADGRLAVRAHPFSCAPLPYADMPDDLRAEFAAAALTVFKGDLNYRRLVGDRWWPPATPFQDVTAWFPGPVAALRTLKSDVITGLSAPAEAALVAAEGRRWRTSGRHALIQVNPSGRPRRQ, encoded by the coding sequence ATGCCCGACACCCCTTCCGCGCCCGTGATCCTCGGCGACGAACCAGGCTCGTTCCCGCACGGCGTGCTGGCCGAGCGGCACCCCGCGATCGTCCGGCAGGTACGGGACGCCCTTCCGTACGGACCCGTCCAGCGCCGCGCGCTGGACCGGCTGCTGAGGAGCTGCGCCGAAGGGGTGATCGAGCCGCTGCCCGCCGGCGCCGATCCCGCCGACCGGGAGCGGTGGCGGGCGTGGGGCCTGGACACCCACGCCGGACGGTCCTGGTTCGAGGTGCCGTGGCTGTGGTCCGAGAGCCACTTCTACCGCCGGCTGCTGGACGCGGTGGGCTACTTCGGCCCGGGGCCCTGGCGGGGCGTCGACCCCTTCCGCCCGTCCAAGCGCGCCGAACTCGACGCCCCCGTCACCGACGGGGAACTGGCCGCGCTCGACGCGCTCGGGGACCGCCCGGCGGAGGAACGGGCCCACGCCCTGCTGCACGGCTCCCTGTGGGGCAACCGCGCCGACCTCGGCTTCCGGCTCTCCGCCGCAGGCGCCCGGACCCGGGAACCGGCGCCCGCCCTGGTCGCCGACGACAGCGCGGCCCTGTGGTCGCTGCTCCCGCCCGCCGGCACCGGCACGCTCTGCCTGGTCGCGGACAACGCCGGCCGGGAACTCCTCCCCGACCTGCTGCTGATCGCCCACCTGCTCACCGAGGGGCGGATCGGCCGGGCGGTCCTGCACGTCAAGCCGTACCCGTACTACGTCTCCGACGCCACCACCACCGACGTGGTCGACGCCCTGGACCGGCTGCGGGCGGCCGGGGGCGCCGCCGCCGCGTACGGGCACGTGCTCTGGTCGGCCATGGCCGACGGCCGGCTCGCCGTACGGGCCCACCCCTTCTCCTGCGCCCCGCTGCCGTACGCCGACATGCCGGACGACCTGCGCGCCGAGTTCGCGGCGGCCGCCCTGACCGTCTTCAAGGGCGACCTCAACTACCGCCGGCTGGTCGGGGACCGGTGGTGGCCGCCGGCCACGCCCTTCCAGGACGTCACCGCCTGGTTCCCCGGCCCGGTCGCCGCCCTGCGCACCTTGAAGTCCGACGTGATCACGGGCCTGTCCGCGCCCGCCGAGGCGGCCCTGGTCGCGGCGGAGGGCCGGCGCTGGCGCACCTCCGGCAGGCACGCGCTGATCCAGGTGAACCCGTCGGGCCGGCCCCGGCGGCAGTGA